In Sphingopyxis sp. CCNWLW2, a single window of DNA contains:
- a CDS encoding VOC family protein: MAAANSEFEFCGVNHLALVCKDMARTVEFYRDTLGMPLVKTLDLPGGRGQHFFFDIGNGDSLAFFWFPNAPEAVPGISAPEALPTRGNFMSAHGSMNHLAINVRAEKFDEYYQRLVDKGVEVTPILNHDNSPTQSSPEMNDDVYVRSVYFFDPDGVCLEFAAWTKVFDESDVAHDPVQADGTKREGFITGRNPVPAE, translated from the coding sequence ATGGCTGCAGCAAATAGCGAATTCGAATTCTGCGGGGTCAATCACCTCGCGCTCGTGTGCAAGGATATGGCAAGGACGGTCGAATTCTACCGCGACACGCTCGGCATGCCGCTGGTCAAAACGCTCGACCTGCCCGGCGGGCGCGGCCAGCATTTCTTCTTCGACATCGGCAATGGCGACAGCCTCGCCTTCTTCTGGTTCCCGAACGCACCCGAAGCGGTTCCCGGCATTTCGGCGCCCGAGGCGCTGCCGACACGGGGCAATTTCATGTCGGCGCACGGATCGATGAACCACCTCGCGATCAACGTCCGTGCCGAAAAATTCGACGAATATTACCAGAGGCTGGTCGACAAGGGCGTCGAGGTCACCCCGATCCTGAACCACGACAATTCGCCGACGCAGTCGTCGCCCGAGATGAACGACGACGTCTATGTCCGCTCGGTCTATTTCTTCGACCCCGACGGCGTCTGCCTCGAATTTGCGGCGTGGACGAAGGTGTTCGACGAAAGCGATGTCGCGCACGACCCGGTGCAGGCCGACGGCACCAAGCGCGAAGGCTTCATCACCGGCCGCAACCCGGTGCCCGCCGAATAG
- a CDS encoding glutathione S-transferase N-terminal domain-containing protein — MIDVYFTPTPNGHKVSIMLEEIGLPHRLLVMNMLEGDHLTPEYRRINPNGRLPAIVDHDPIGGGAPLPIFESGAILLYLAEKSGQLLPESPRRRSQAQQWLMWQMASFGPMQGQAHHFIRYAPEGQTYPVERYRNETLRLLHVLNGRLSEADYLAEEYSIADIAAWPWTRAIRAIGLTLDDYPAVADWFARIGERPAVMAGTDVKNAANLSSARPVLTEEQWSNLFGKNMLEAPRR, encoded by the coding sequence GGCTGCCGCACCGATTGCTCGTGATGAACATGCTCGAGGGCGATCATCTCACCCCCGAATATCGCCGCATCAACCCCAACGGCCGCCTGCCCGCGATCGTCGACCATGATCCGATCGGCGGCGGCGCGCCGTTGCCCATATTCGAATCCGGCGCGATCCTGCTCTATCTCGCCGAGAAGAGCGGGCAATTGCTTCCCGAAAGCCCGCGCCGCAGATCGCAGGCGCAGCAATGGCTGATGTGGCAAATGGCGAGCTTCGGCCCAATGCAGGGACAGGCGCACCACTTCATCCGCTATGCGCCCGAGGGGCAGACCTATCCGGTCGAACGCTATCGCAACGAGACGTTGCGGCTGCTGCATGTGCTCAACGGGCGGCTGAGCGAGGCCGATTATCTGGCGGAAGAATATTCGATCGCCGACATCGCGGCGTGGCCGTGGACGCGCGCGATCCGCGCGATCGGGCTGACGCTCGACGACTATCCCGCAGTCGCCGACTGGTTCGCGCGCATCGGCGAGCGCCCCGCCGTGATGGCAGGGACCGACGTCAAGAACGCCGCCAACCTGTCGAGCGCGCGCCCGGTGCTAACCGAGGAGCAATGGTCGAACCTGTTCGGGAAGAATATGCTCGAGGCGCCGAGGCGGTGA
- a CDS encoding SMP-30/gluconolactonase/LRE family protein — MNGFGAPEVVATGLRFPEGPVPMADGSVLLVEIARGTLTRVTVDGELSVVAELGGGPNGLAIGPDGAAYVCNNGGFEWIEAGGLLFPGHAAHAEACGSIQRVDLTTGAVTTLYDRFEGERLKGPNDIVFDADGGFWFTDHGQVRDTGRDHGAIYHAAADGSKISRQRADMMGPNGIGLSPDGSTLYVSETMTARVWAMDIVAPGELAPPPPWAPGRFVGAPPAFRLLDSMAIEESGRICVGTMVEGGVTIFDPDGGGSEFVPLPDVGITNIAFGGADRRDAYITASTTGTLYRVRWPRPGLIVN, encoded by the coding sequence ATGAACGGCTTCGGCGCACCCGAGGTCGTCGCGACGGGACTTCGCTTTCCCGAAGGCCCGGTGCCGATGGCGGACGGGTCGGTGCTGCTCGTCGAGATCGCGCGCGGCACGCTGACCCGCGTCACAGTCGATGGCGAACTTTCGGTCGTTGCCGAACTCGGTGGCGGTCCGAACGGCCTCGCGATCGGGCCCGACGGCGCGGCCTATGTGTGCAACAATGGCGGCTTCGAATGGATCGAGGCGGGCGGCCTGCTGTTCCCCGGTCACGCCGCGCATGCCGAAGCCTGCGGGTCGATCCAGCGCGTCGACCTGACCACCGGCGCAGTGACGACGCTTTACGACAGGTTCGAGGGCGAGCGGCTCAAGGGACCGAACGATATCGTCTTCGATGCCGACGGGGGTTTCTGGTTCACCGACCATGGCCAGGTACGCGACACCGGCCGCGACCATGGCGCGATTTATCATGCCGCCGCCGACGGGTCGAAGATAAGCCGCCAGCGCGCCGACATGATGGGGCCGAACGGCATCGGCCTCTCCCCTGATGGCAGTACGCTGTACGTCAGCGAGACGATGACCGCGCGTGTCTGGGCGATGGACATCGTGGCGCCCGGCGAACTCGCCCCGCCCCCACCGTGGGCGCCCGGGCGCTTCGTCGGCGCCCCGCCCGCCTTCCGCCTGCTCGACAGCATGGCGATCGAGGAGAGCGGGCGCATCTGCGTCGGCACGATGGTCGAGGGCGGGGTCACGATTTTCGACCCCGATGGCGGCGGCTCGGAATTCGTGCCGCTACCCGATGTCGGGATCACCAACATCGCCTTTGGCGGCGCCGATCGGCGCGATGCTTATATTACGGCATCGACGACGGGGACGCTGTATCGTGTCCGCTGGCCGCGCCCCGGGTTAATCGTCAACTAA
- a CDS encoding carboxymuconolactone decarboxylase family protein yields MPVLRQVPRSEVTDETVLAYYNRLFGDRDPVAEPGTATGTPGDWWTVFALSPDIFEHAVKGFAVYRNPARTIDPVLRELGQTRAGWVKGSQFVFSQHCKSLRGLGVSEEKIAGIAYWQVADCYNEQERTVLAYADCLAQASGRVPLEVFDKLKTFWNDEQIFEFTYITCLYDMHAVITRALRMEYDAREDPIVEVAAPEGFNAADFLSAPRPANG; encoded by the coding sequence ATGCCCGTCCTGCGCCAGGTTCCCCGCTCGGAAGTCACCGACGAGACCGTCCTTGCCTATTACAACCGGCTGTTCGGCGACCGCGACCCCGTCGCCGAGCCCGGCACCGCGACCGGCACGCCCGGCGACTGGTGGACGGTCTTCGCGCTGTCGCCCGACATCTTCGAACATGCGGTCAAAGGTTTCGCCGTCTATCGCAACCCGGCGCGCACGATCGATCCGGTGCTGCGCGAACTCGGCCAGACGCGCGCGGGCTGGGTCAAGGGCAGCCAGTTTGTCTTCTCGCAGCATTGCAAGTCGCTTCGCGGCCTCGGCGTCAGCGAGGAGAAGATCGCCGGCATCGCCTATTGGCAGGTTGCCGATTGCTACAATGAGCAGGAGCGCACCGTCCTCGCCTATGCCGACTGCCTTGCACAGGCGAGCGGGCGCGTTCCGCTCGAGGTGTTCGACAAGCTCAAGACCTTCTGGAACGACGAGCAAATTTTCGAATTCACCTACATCACCTGCCTCTATGACATGCATGCGGTGATCACCCGCGCGCTGCGCATGGAATATGACGCGCGCGAGGATCCGATCGTCGAAGTCGCGGCGCCCGAAGGCTTCAACGCCGCCGACTTCCTCAGCGCCCCGCGCCCGGCGAACGGATGA
- a CDS encoding SDR family NAD(P)-dependent oxidoreductase, with protein sequence MDINGKTAIVTGSAGGIGRATAVMLASRGAAEIALVDVNEAGLAETARLVEAEGARASVHILDLSDIPATEAWFRAHGDVDILHNNAGVVSGLPQFPDVDAARIRWIIDVNITSLVAATQIAVQAMRERGGGVIINTVSTVALGTGFYDAMYATTKAAVMMFTRCCAPLKDECNVRVAGMLPGLVDTPILDTTGAGGKSEWMKTVLANNEACRPEDIAEGVAALIEDDSLAGGDWVAVRRLDGKVEYQWGHADTV encoded by the coding sequence ATGGATATCAACGGCAAGACCGCCATCGTGACGGGCTCGGCGGGCGGCATCGGCCGCGCGACCGCGGTGATGCTGGCCAGCCGCGGCGCGGCGGAGATCGCGCTCGTCGACGTCAACGAAGCGGGGCTCGCCGAGACCGCGCGGCTGGTCGAGGCCGAGGGCGCGCGGGCGAGCGTCCACATACTCGACCTGTCGGACATTCCCGCGACCGAAGCCTGGTTTCGTGCGCACGGCGACGTCGACATATTGCACAACAACGCCGGGGTCGTGTCGGGCCTGCCGCAATTTCCCGACGTCGACGCCGCGCGCATCCGCTGGATCATCGACGTCAACATCACCTCGCTCGTCGCGGCGACGCAGATCGCGGTGCAGGCGATGCGTGAGCGCGGCGGCGGGGTGATTATCAACACCGTGTCGACCGTCGCGCTCGGCACCGGCTTCTACGACGCGATGTATGCGACGACCAAGGCGGCGGTGATGATGTTCACGCGCTGCTGCGCGCCGCTGAAGGACGAGTGCAATGTGCGTGTCGCGGGCATGTTGCCGGGGCTGGTCGACACCCCGATCCTCGACACGACCGGGGCGGGCGGCAAGTCCGAATGGATGAAGACGGTGCTTGCGAACAACGAGGCGTGCCGGCCCGAGGATATCGCGGAAGGTGTTGCGGCGCTGATCGAGGATGACAGCCTCGCGGGCGGCGACTGGGTCGCGGTGCGGCGGCTGGACGGCAAGGTCGAATATCAGTGGGGGCATGCGGATACCGTGTAA
- a CDS encoding nuclear transport factor 2 family protein, whose protein sequence is MAEQDDIRAMAQHFFDAIEAGDIETMQNSFTPDAEIWHNTDELIVTPAQTAQTLTGMVARIKDREYADRRLTTFPGGFVQQHVLKGKRVHDDGAVRLPCAIICQVEGGKITRLDEYFDSAHVAEFRKFANA, encoded by the coding sequence ATGGCAGAGCAGGACGACATCCGCGCAATGGCGCAGCACTTTTTCGACGCGATCGAAGCTGGCGACATCGAGACGATGCAGAACAGCTTCACCCCCGATGCCGAGATCTGGCACAACACCGACGAGCTGATCGTCACCCCGGCGCAGACCGCGCAGACGCTCACCGGCATGGTCGCGCGGATCAAGGACCGCGAATATGCCGACCGCCGGCTGACCACCTTCCCCGGCGGCTTCGTTCAGCAGCATGTGCTGAAGGGCAAGCGCGTCCACGACGACGGCGCGGTCCGTCTCCCCTGCGCGATCATCTGCCAGGTCGAAGGCGGCAAGATTACGCGCCTCGACGAGTATTTCGACAGCGCGCATGTTGCCGAATTTCGCAAATTCGCGAACGCCTGA
- a CDS encoding spinster family MFS transporter — MTEATALDGGAIASDRGLAVRRNVALAMLFVVGTINFVDRQLLSVLVEPIRAEMDFSDTQFGLLTGLAFALFYAAMGVPVAMIADRWNRVKLIGIACVVWSGFTAACGFASNFWQLALMRFGVGAGEAGGTAPSLSVIADYYPPAQRPLAIGIFTLNGPFGVFVGATFGAWAAANIGWRNAFILIGIVGVIVAPVLIWLVREPARGQMDTQKATDAALPFSQSLAMFWRRPSLRMVMIGSGLAAFTSYGMLNWIPAFLMRTQKMPLDAMATYFGPAAGITFGIGILGGGWLVSHRAKVSARAYGTIPALATAVLIPTFIAALLVDSWQLSLALMLIPMAACTAYVAPALALVQNLTPPRSRATAAAVLMLMFNIIGLGLGPLFAGIISDSLKPDYGDESLRWALMALMPFAAAAGIAQFRMTRYLEKDFAE, encoded by the coding sequence ATGACAGAGGCGACAGCCCTCGATGGAGGCGCCATAGCGTCCGACCGCGGCCTTGCCGTGCGCCGCAATGTCGCGCTCGCGATGCTGTTCGTGGTCGGCACGATCAACTTCGTCGACCGCCAGCTTCTGTCGGTGCTCGTCGAACCGATCCGCGCCGAGATGGATTTCAGCGATACGCAGTTCGGTCTGCTCACCGGCCTTGCCTTCGCGCTTTTCTATGCCGCAATGGGGGTTCCCGTCGCGATGATCGCCGACCGCTGGAACCGCGTGAAGCTGATCGGCATTGCGTGCGTCGTGTGGAGCGGGTTCACCGCCGCGTGCGGCTTCGCATCGAATTTCTGGCAACTCGCGCTCATGCGCTTTGGCGTCGGTGCGGGCGAAGCGGGCGGCACCGCGCCGTCGCTGTCGGTCATCGCCGACTATTATCCGCCCGCACAGCGCCCGCTCGCGATCGGCATCTTCACGCTCAACGGTCCGTTCGGGGTGTTCGTCGGCGCGACCTTTGGCGCTTGGGCGGCCGCGAACATCGGATGGCGCAACGCGTTCATCCTGATCGGCATCGTCGGCGTGATCGTCGCCCCGGTCCTGATCTGGCTCGTCCGCGAGCCCGCGCGTGGGCAGATGGATACGCAAAAGGCGACCGACGCCGCCCTGCCCTTCAGCCAGAGCCTTGCGATGTTCTGGCGCCGCCCGTCGCTGCGCATGGTGATGATCGGCAGCGGCCTCGCTGCATTTACCAGCTATGGCATGCTCAACTGGATTCCGGCCTTCCTGATGCGGACGCAGAAAATGCCGCTCGACGCCATGGCGACCTATTTCGGCCCGGCGGCGGGCATCACCTTCGGCATCGGCATCCTCGGCGGCGGCTGGCTGGTCAGCCACCGCGCGAAAGTGTCCGCGCGCGCCTATGGCACAATTCCGGCGCTCGCGACCGCCGTGCTGATCCCGACCTTCATCGCCGCGCTGCTCGTCGACAGCTGGCAGCTCTCGCTCGCGCTCATGCTGATCCCGATGGCGGCGTGCACCGCCTATGTCGCCCCGGCGCTCGCATTGGTGCAAAATCTGACCCCGCCGCGCAGCCGCGCGACCGCCGCGGCGGTACTGATGCTGATGTTCAACATCATCGGCCTTGGGCTCGGCCCGCTATTCGCGGGGATCATCAGCGATAGCCTGAAGCCCGATTATGGCGACGAAAGCCTGCGCTGGGCGCTGATGGCGCTCATGCCCTTCGCCGCCGCTGCCGGGATCGCGCAGTTCCGCATGACGCGTTACCTCGAGAAGGATTTCGCCGAATGA
- a CDS encoding glutathione S-transferase family protein, translated as MKFYNSVGPNPRVVKLFMAEKGIEIAEVSVDLRGGENRRAPYNVDVNPAGQTPALELDDGSFICEVTAICEYLDERFPEPTLIGSTPEERAKTRMWTRRVDLKICEPLTNGFRFAEGLPLFESRLRCLPEAAPGLKATAQDGIEWLDGQIAGREFIAGDAISLADIMLFAFLDFGATVGQPIDPAFTNIVRWYERMKSRPSVNAN; from the coding sequence ATGAAATTCTATAACAGCGTTGGCCCCAACCCGCGCGTCGTGAAGCTTTTCATGGCAGAAAAGGGTATCGAAATCGCCGAGGTCAGCGTCGACCTGCGCGGCGGCGAGAACCGGCGCGCGCCGTATAATGTCGATGTGAACCCCGCCGGTCAGACCCCCGCGCTCGAACTCGACGACGGCAGCTTCATCTGCGAAGTCACCGCGATCTGCGAATATCTCGACGAGCGTTTTCCCGAGCCGACGCTGATCGGATCGACGCCCGAAGAGCGCGCCAAGACGCGCATGTGGACGCGCCGCGTCGACCTCAAGATTTGCGAGCCGCTGACCAATGGCTTCCGCTTTGCCGAGGGCCTGCCGCTGTTTGAATCGCGGCTGCGCTGCCTGCCCGAGGCCGCGCCGGGGCTGAAAGCAACCGCACAGGACGGGATCGAATGGCTCGACGGGCAGATCGCGGGGCGCGAATTCATCGCGGGCGACGCGATCAGCCTCGCCGACATCATGCTGTTCGCGTTCCTCGATTTCGGCGCGACGGTCGGCCAGCCGATCGATCCCGCATTCACCAACATCGTGCGCTGGTACGAGCGGATGAAAAGCCGCCCCAGCGTCAACGCAAACTGA
- a CDS encoding SDR family NAD(P)-dependent oxidoreductase, with product MTDVAGKTAFITGGASGIGLATARALAAKGASVILADIDGAGADSAAETLRAEGANALGLQLDVTREESWAAAGEQARAFGPVRILFSNAGVGGGSGPFEQYDTDVWRWNYAVNAHAHLYACRTFLGDMKASGEPSHLVITSSMVAIVPPPISVAYISSKYATLGIAMALRNELAGTCVDISVLMPGMSATRIVETTRDLRPAQIEIGKAAATSQAMQGVLAGGMAPDKIGARVVEAIEAGEYWIFTHPEWKAMAELVTQHMLASFGPSADPAYKGDDIDGLIAANGGRMFGAKV from the coding sequence ATGACCGATGTCGCGGGGAAGACCGCCTTCATCACCGGCGGCGCGAGCGGAATTGGGCTTGCCACCGCCAGGGCGCTCGCCGCCAAAGGCGCGTCGGTGATCCTCGCCGATATCGACGGTGCGGGCGCCGATAGCGCGGCCGAAACCCTGCGCGCGGAAGGCGCGAACGCCCTCGGCCTCCAGCTCGACGTGACCAGGGAGGAAAGCTGGGCCGCCGCGGGCGAACAGGCGCGCGCGTTCGGCCCCGTGCGCATCCTGTTCAGCAACGCCGGGGTCGGCGGCGGATCGGGGCCGTTCGAGCAATACGACACCGACGTCTGGCGCTGGAACTATGCCGTCAACGCGCACGCGCATCTCTATGCCTGCCGCACCTTCCTCGGCGACATGAAGGCGAGCGGCGAGCCAAGCCACCTCGTCATCACCTCGTCGATGGTCGCGATCGTGCCGCCGCCGATCTCGGTCGCCTATATCAGCTCCAAATATGCGACGCTGGGTATCGCGATGGCGCTACGCAACGAGCTGGCCGGAACCTGCGTCGATATTTCGGTGCTGATGCCCGGCATGTCGGCAACGCGGATCGTCGAGACGACGCGCGACCTCCGCCCCGCCCAAATCGAGATCGGCAAGGCGGCGGCGACGAGCCAGGCGATGCAGGGCGTGCTCGCGGGCGGCATGGCGCCGGACAAGATCGGCGCCCGCGTTGTCGAAGCGATCGAGGCCGGCGAATATTGGATTTTCACCCATCCCGAATGGAAGGCGATGGCCGAACTGGTGACGCAGCATATGCTGGCGTCCTTCGGCCCCTCGGCCGATCCCGCATACAAAGGCGACGACATCGACGGGCTGATCGCCGCGAACGGCGGCCGCATGTTCGGCGCGAAGGTTTAA
- a CDS encoding long-chain-fatty-acid--CoA ligase has translation MIDLEAIRTLADIPAAQARVRGQATAVKFGTRETSFAALDARSNRVGHALIAAGVAPGDRVSALTKNHDGWYPLFFGTARARACFAPINCRLAPAEIGFILGDAGPKLLFVGEDFFDCALAAVADLATPPRLIALYGEHPAFEPFDAWLGDASEAPLADPPELTDDVLQLYTSGTTGLPKGVVLTNANYRTFLEAATEVDGFAYGEDETVMIVMPLFHVAGTNVSFSGLAQGGRLVLVKDFTAADAVRMMREENVAHAFLAPAMIQMMLLQPDANSGAYPALKSIAYGASPIAEDVLRRARATFGCDFVQFYGMTESAGGGSYLSPSAHDLPGKLTSCGKPWPGAAMAILGGDGRELGEGEIGEIAIRGGIVMKEYWNRAAATEETLAGGWLHTGDVGYRDADGFYYVHDRIKDMIVSGGENVYPAEVESAIMGCPGVADVAVIGVPDEKWGESVKALIVPTAGATLDPADVVAWARERIAAYKIPKSIEFIETLPRNPSGKVLRRELRAPYWEGRDRAVG, from the coding sequence ATGATCGATCTGGAGGCCATCCGGACGCTGGCGGATATTCCGGCGGCGCAGGCGCGCGTGCGGGGGCAGGCGACCGCGGTAAAGTTCGGGACGCGCGAGACGAGCTTTGCCGCGCTCGATGCGCGCTCTAACCGCGTCGGACACGCGTTGATCGCGGCGGGCGTGGCGCCGGGCGACCGCGTCTCGGCGCTGACCAAGAATCATGACGGCTGGTATCCGCTCTTCTTCGGCACCGCGCGGGCACGCGCCTGTTTCGCGCCGATCAACTGCCGCCTCGCGCCGGCCGAGATCGGCTTCATCCTGGGCGATGCCGGGCCGAAACTGTTATTCGTCGGCGAGGATTTCTTCGACTGCGCGCTCGCCGCGGTCGCCGACCTCGCGACACCGCCAAGACTGATCGCGCTTTATGGCGAACATCCCGCGTTCGAGCCGTTTGATGCATGGCTCGGCGATGCATCCGAAGCACCGCTCGCCGATCCGCCTGAGCTCACCGACGATGTGCTCCAGCTCTACACCAGCGGCACGACTGGCCTGCCGAAGGGTGTCGTGCTCACCAACGCCAATTACCGCACCTTCCTCGAGGCGGCGACCGAGGTCGACGGCTTTGCTTATGGCGAGGACGAGACGGTGATGATCGTCATGCCGCTGTTCCACGTTGCGGGCACCAACGTCAGCTTCTCGGGGCTCGCGCAGGGCGGGCGGCTCGTGCTCGTCAAGGATTTCACCGCGGCCGACGCGGTGCGCATGATGCGCGAGGAAAATGTCGCGCACGCCTTCCTCGCGCCCGCGATGATCCAGATGATGCTGCTCCAGCCCGATGCGAACAGCGGCGCCTATCCCGCGCTCAAGTCGATCGCCTATGGCGCGTCGCCGATCGCCGAGGATGTGCTGCGCCGCGCGCGCGCGACCTTCGGCTGCGACTTCGTGCAATTTTACGGCATGACCGAGTCGGCCGGCGGCGGCTCCTATCTGTCGCCGAGCGCGCATGATCTGCCGGGCAAGCTCACCTCGTGCGGCAAGCCTTGGCCGGGCGCCGCGATGGCGATCCTGGGCGGCGATGGCCGCGAGCTCGGCGAGGGCGAGATCGGCGAGATTGCGATCCGTGGCGGCATCGTGATGAAGGAATATTGGAACCGCGCCGCGGCGACCGAAGAGACGCTCGCGGGCGGCTGGCTCCACACCGGCGACGTCGGCTATCGCGACGCCGACGGATTCTACTACGTCCACGATCGCATCAAGGACATGATCGTATCGGGCGGCGAGAATGTCTATCCGGCCGAGGTCGAGAGCGCGATCATGGGCTGCCCCGGCGTCGCCGATGTCGCGGTGATCGGCGTGCCCGACGAAAAATGGGGGGAGAGCGTCAAGGCGCTGATCGTGCCCACGGCGGGCGCGACGCTCGACCCCGCCGATGTCGTCGCTTGGGCGCGCGAGCGGATCGCGGCGTATAAAATTCCCAAGAGCATCGAGTTTATCGAGACCTTGCCGCGCAACCCGTCGGGCAAGGTGCTGCGCCGCGAATTGCGCGCGCCCTATTGGGAGGGGCGTGACAGGGCGGTAGGGTAG
- a CDS encoding alpha/beta fold hydrolase — protein sequence MTDAVWQPLTDAWGDREVIVADNRSDDTIEGFAQRLLDNAPPRFALVAHAMGGFVAFEVMRRAPDRVEKLALISTLASADGPAQTARRQGYIDLVESGRFDQVVEERIPILFPEEKRSDARLLGIARAMAADTGADTFLAQQRAIMARIDSRPRLGEIAVPTLLIWGEKDGITSRAHHDEILGAVPGARLEVVAGAGHLPTVEAPEVVVPLLTEFVDG from the coding sequence TTGACTGACGCCGTTTGGCAGCCGCTGACCGATGCGTGGGGCGATCGCGAAGTGATCGTTGCCGATAACCGGAGCGACGACACCATCGAGGGTTTCGCGCAGCGCCTGCTCGACAATGCGCCGCCGCGGTTCGCGCTGGTCGCGCACGCGATGGGCGGCTTCGTCGCGTTCGAGGTGATGCGGCGCGCGCCCGATCGCGTCGAGAAGCTCGCGCTGATCTCGACGCTCGCCTCGGCCGATGGCCCGGCGCAGACCGCGCGGCGGCAGGGCTATATCGATCTCGTCGAAAGCGGCCGGTTCGACCAGGTTGTCGAGGAACGCATCCCGATCCTCTTCCCCGAGGAGAAGCGCAGCGATGCGCGCCTGCTCGGTATCGCGCGGGCGATGGCGGCCGATACCGGCGCTGATACCTTCCTCGCGCAGCAGCGCGCGATCATGGCACGCATCGACAGCCGTCCGCGGCTCGGCGAGATCGCGGTGCCGACCTTGCTGATCTGGGGCGAGAAGGACGGCATCACCAGCCGCGCGCACCATGACGAGATTCTGGGGGCGGTCCCGGGGGCGCGGCTCGAAGTCGTGGCAGGGGCAGGGCATCTGCCGACGGTCGAGGCGCCCGAGGTGGTGGTGCCGTTGTTGACGGAATTCGTCGACGGCTGA
- a CDS encoding cobalamin-independent methionine synthase II family protein: MALFDHPILPTTIVGSYPQPDWLIDRERLKASLPPRVRAETLWRVPEPWLADAQEAATLMAIRDQEEVGIDIVGDGEMRRESYSNRLATALSGIDREKHGSAIDRTGNANPVPLVSGPIRRVAPIEAQDANFLRRHSTKPVKLTLPGPFTMTQQAENGYYPDARSLAMDYADAVNAEVKDLFAAGVDVVQLDEPYLQARAAEANSYAIEAINRALDGVGGTTALHICFGYAMVHHGAGATGPKPKAYDFLAELEASAIDVISIEAAQPGLDPAILAELPTKTIMYGVLDLSIPEVETPEVVAGRIREALRYVDAERLWIAPDCGMKYHSREHSQAKLKAMVDGTAMVRAELK, from the coding sequence ATGGCCTTGTTCGACCACCCCATCCTGCCGACAACGATCGTCGGAAGCTACCCCCAGCCTGACTGGCTGATCGACCGCGAGCGGCTGAAGGCCAGCCTGCCACCGCGCGTGCGCGCCGAAACGCTGTGGCGTGTCCCCGAACCCTGGCTCGCCGACGCACAGGAAGCCGCCACCCTGATGGCGATCCGCGATCAGGAAGAGGTCGGGATCGACATCGTCGGCGACGGCGAAATGCGCCGCGAAAGCTATTCGAACCGCCTCGCGACCGCGCTGTCGGGGATCGACCGGGAAAAGCATGGCTCCGCGATCGACCGCACGGGCAACGCGAACCCTGTGCCGCTCGTTTCGGGTCCGATCCGCCGTGTCGCGCCGATCGAAGCGCAGGACGCGAACTTCCTCCGCCGTCATTCGACAAAGCCGGTAAAGCTCACCCTGCCCGGCCCATTCACGATGACGCAGCAGGCCGAGAATGGCTATTATCCGGACGCGCGGTCGCTCGCGATGGACTATGCCGACGCGGTCAATGCCGAGGTCAAGGATCTGTTCGCGGCGGGTGTCGATGTCGTCCAGCTCGACGAACCCTATCTGCAGGCGCGCGCCGCCGAAGCGAACAGCTATGCGATCGAGGCGATCAACCGCGCGCTCGACGGCGTCGGCGGCACGACCGCGCTCCATATCTGCTTCGGCTATGCGATGGTGCACCATGGCGCGGGCGCGACGGGGCCCAAGCCCAAAGCCTATGATTTCCTCGCCGAACTCGAGGCGTCGGCGATCGACGTCATCTCGATCGAGGCAGCGCAGCCCGGGCTCGACCCCGCGATCCTCGCCGAGCTGCCAACCAAGACGATCATGTACGGCGTGCTCGACCTGTCGATCCCCGAGGTCGAAACGCCCGAGGTCGTCGCGGGGCGCATCCGCGAGGCGCTGCGCTATGTTGACGCCGAACGGCTTTGGATCGCGCCCGATTGCGGGATGAAATATCACAGCCGCGAGCATTCGCAGGCCAAGCTGAAGGCGATGGTCGACGGGACCGCGATGGTACGGGCGGAGCTGAAATAG